The proteins below are encoded in one region of Crinalium epipsammum PCC 9333:
- a CDS encoding DUF3987 domain-containing protein, translated as MIANFKQDFPKQSGKNNPCPICSRTKDKDCKWNDSAILCHSYTNGEGNLPGYEYKGVSKNGGNWGIYSLAQEKKAVRSKSKKDYYYSDRDGNSLIKVTRVDDGQGRKQFYQSHWDGKTWVTGLTDEIKKSVPIYHYQKVKEAIANGQLIFWVEGEGVADTLWELGIPATTTLGGSKGYRSYGNYLQDLAGASLVLSPDRDEAGLLYMAVINADFPDVQWCYCFPDSPIWEHIPKNEGADLADWIKDGATATDIMGAVRTKRELKQFKPNDNSNSNVIEHPTATREIYSSEEVSQKIDQLISDGLSGSQLASELADLAVNSRYNQLAVEKIYQAALKEREQVEARQDVGIELEKLINASNSTIDIGQILPAQLSKPINQLATWLNLKPETYLTALLTTTSSLFKVGTRIAVCPATDWEETPQIYAGIVAPSSQKKSPILKAIVTKPLQKLQQQEKEVFKIDKANYEKELQEYNEAKKNNRGSGDNQSSDDKPEEPKLRHYSFTQGTTEGLLRQLQNHSDKGILWNCDELAGLFKGANQYKSGKGDDIEAILSMYDGTPINLLRADETKNISLDGCILSIMGTTQPTVLQSLMKDDTDGNGQWARFCWVKQPLAVCTIPESGKIELTPLLADIYQKVDDLHPTVYRLSAEGWKLFRDEYNRLELKRVETANKSSGLSSCYGKSEGRLARLCLNLHVLWELAGDQVPGEEINAEIVKKAIALNRFYLAQVTSLYSDFHQDSLAPHLLKVIQLSERKGWIKPKDVQLSTTPKQRPTPETVRTWFYELVSLGMGITQGEGRNIQFHYKVDDKVDKVDDKVDKSSTSETIDNTLLQPKVDKVDKVDDFQNLANTNSQNKELVTLLAQVDNPEKTSTSIESSTLSTFPHNQEPVSDVAVDNLSTTPSTFVETSTLSTDESLSTVTSSNEVAECAEVLAVTESVEALSEVINQYGRKICTQAVKLLDEKQSCVVKVVKKLQVKLKKQLGDRYQDLPA; from the coding sequence ATGATAGCCAATTTTAAACAAGACTTTCCTAAGCAGTCAGGCAAAAATAACCCCTGTCCTATTTGCAGCCGCACCAAAGACAAAGACTGTAAATGGAATGATTCAGCAATTCTGTGCCACTCCTACACCAATGGAGAAGGTAATTTACCTGGATACGAATATAAAGGCGTTAGTAAGAATGGTGGCAACTGGGGTATATATTCCCTAGCTCAAGAGAAAAAAGCTGTACGCTCAAAATCTAAGAAGGATTATTACTACTCAGATCGCGACGGCAACTCATTAATCAAAGTCACGCGGGTAGACGATGGGCAGGGACGTAAGCAGTTCTATCAGTCTCACTGGGATGGTAAAACATGGGTAACTGGGTTAACTGATGAAATTAAAAAATCAGTTCCCATCTACCATTATCAGAAAGTGAAAGAGGCGATCGCCAACGGACAGCTTATTTTTTGGGTTGAGGGTGAAGGCGTAGCTGATACCTTGTGGGAACTGGGTATTCCTGCAACTACAACATTAGGCGGTTCTAAGGGATATCGTTCTTATGGCAACTACTTGCAGGATTTAGCAGGAGCATCGCTAGTCCTCAGCCCAGACCGCGATGAGGCTGGACTGTTATATATGGCAGTTATTAACGCTGATTTTCCAGATGTTCAGTGGTGCTATTGCTTCCCAGATTCACCAATTTGGGAACATATACCCAAAAATGAAGGGGCAGACCTAGCCGACTGGATTAAGGACGGTGCAACTGCTACAGATATTATGGGCGCTGTAAGAACCAAGCGAGAGTTAAAACAGTTCAAGCCAAACGACAACAGCAACAGTAATGTTATTGAACATCCCACAGCTACGCGGGAAATTTACAGCAGTGAAGAAGTTAGCCAAAAAATTGACCAGCTTATCAGTGATGGATTATCAGGTAGTCAACTAGCCTCAGAGCTTGCTGATTTAGCTGTAAATTCTCGCTATAACCAACTTGCTGTAGAAAAAATCTACCAAGCTGCTTTGAAAGAGCGTGAGCAGGTAGAAGCTAGGCAGGATGTAGGCATAGAACTAGAAAAGCTAATCAATGCCAGTAACAGCACTATTGATATTGGTCAGATACTACCAGCACAACTATCAAAACCTATAAATCAGTTAGCAACTTGGCTTAACCTCAAGCCAGAAACATATCTAACGGCATTATTAACTACTACAAGCAGTTTGTTCAAAGTTGGTACAAGGATTGCAGTTTGTCCTGCTACCGATTGGGAAGAAACGCCACAGATTTACGCTGGCATCGTTGCACCTAGCTCTCAGAAAAAATCACCTATATTGAAAGCGATTGTTACCAAACCACTGCAAAAGCTACAGCAGCAAGAAAAAGAAGTTTTTAAAATAGATAAAGCTAACTATGAGAAAGAGCTTCAAGAATACAACGAAGCTAAGAAAAATAATCGTGGCTCAGGTGACAATCAATCATCAGATGATAAGCCAGAAGAACCAAAGCTTAGGCATTACAGCTTTACTCAGGGAACTACTGAAGGACTGTTAAGACAACTGCAAAACCATTCAGATAAAGGTATCCTTTGGAACTGCGATGAACTAGCGGGATTGTTCAAGGGCGCTAACCAGTACAAATCTGGCAAGGGCGATGATATTGAGGCTATCTTGTCGATGTACGATGGCACACCCATTAATCTACTTAGAGCAGATGAAACTAAAAATATTAGTTTAGACGGCTGTATCCTTTCCATCATGGGAACTACACAACCAACAGTCTTACAGTCGTTAATGAAAGATGACACAGACGGTAATGGGCAATGGGCAAGGTTCTGTTGGGTAAAACAGCCACTAGCAGTATGCACAATTCCAGAGTCGGGAAAAATTGAGCTAACGCCCTTATTAGCAGATATTTATCAGAAAGTAGACGACTTGCATCCTACCGTCTACCGCTTAAGTGCTGAGGGCTGGAAATTATTTCGTGATGAATATAACAGGCTTGAGTTAAAGCGTGTTGAAACCGCAAATAAATCTAGTGGGTTATCTTCCTGCTACGGCAAGTCAGAGGGACGATTAGCCCGTCTATGCCTAAATCTGCACGTACTTTGGGAATTAGCTGGCGATCAGGTTCCAGGTGAGGAAATTAACGCCGAGATTGTTAAAAAAGCGATCGCACTAAATCGCTTCTACCTTGCTCAAGTAACCAGCCTATATTCTGACTTCCACCAAGACTCACTAGCGCCACATCTACTGAAGGTCATTCAACTAAGTGAGCGTAAAGGCTGGATCAAGCCTAAAGATGTCCAACTCAGCACTACACCAAAACAGCGACCTACACCTGAAACTGTTCGTACTTGGTTTTATGAGTTAGTTTCACTGGGAATGGGTATTACTCAAGGGGAAGGTAGAAATATTCAGTTTCACTACAAAGTAGACGACAAAGTAGACAAAGTAGACGACAAAGTAGATAAATCATCTACCAGTGAAACCATTGATAATACGTTATTACAGCCCAAAGTAGACAAAGTAGACAAAGTAGACGATTTTCAAAATTTAGCTAATACCAACAGCCAAAATAAGGAATTAGTCACACTTCTAGCTCAAGTAGACAATCCTGAAAAAACATCTACTTCTATAGAATCGTCTACTTTGTCTACTTTCCCCCACAATCAAGAACCAGTAAGCGATGTAGCGGTAGACAACTTATCTACTACCCCGTCTACTTTTGTAGAAACGTCTACTTTGTCTACTGATGAGAGTTTAAGTACTGTTACATCAAGCAATGAAGTTGCAGAGTGTGCCGAAGTTTTGGCAGTGACTGAGAGCGTAGAAGCCTTATCAGAAGTTATCAACCAATACGGACGTAAGATCTGCACACAAGCAGTAAAACTTTTAGATGAAAAACAAAGCTGTGTAGTAAAAGTAGTGAAAAAATTGCAAGTCAAACTTAAGAAGCAATTAGGCGATCGCTACCAGGACCTACCAGCATGA
- a CDS encoding tyrosine-type recombinase/integrase, with product MSADTTQLPFSAKSQSRSAPPVKRSSAREREYLRPSEVEAMISAARSVGRHGVRDAAMILLMFRHGLSPSDTLRERTAELVALKWSQVDFSGGYIEIRRVKHGHDTVHPLRAPELRALRQLKRDYPDTPYVFVSERKAPLSTRSVRQIIARAGLLAKIPFPVHPHQLRHACGYYLASSGQDTRAIQDYLGHKNIHHTVRYTQMSPQRFENFWRD from the coding sequence ATGTCTGCCGACACTACTCAACTTCCATTTTCGGCAAAGTCGCAATCTCGTTCGGCTCCCCCTGTCAAACGCTCATCCGCACGTGAACGAGAATATTTGCGACCATCAGAAGTAGAAGCAATGATCAGTGCGGCTCGCTCTGTCGGTCGTCATGGGGTAAGGGATGCAGCAATGATTTTACTCATGTTCCGGCATGGGCTGAGTCCTTCGGACACGCTTCGCGAACGCACGGCTGAGTTAGTTGCACTTAAATGGTCACAAGTGGACTTTTCAGGTGGCTATATCGAAATTCGTCGCGTCAAACACGGGCATGATACTGTCCATCCGCTACGCGCTCCAGAATTAAGAGCATTGCGACAATTGAAACGGGATTATCCCGACACTCCCTATGTATTTGTGTCCGAGCGCAAAGCTCCTTTATCCACAAGATCTGTCCGTCAGATTATCGCACGAGCAGGATTATTAGCCAAAATTCCATTTCCAGTTCATCCCCATCAACTACGTCATGCTTGTGGCTATTATTTAGCTTCAAGTGGTCAAGATACTAGAGCAATTCAAGACTATTTAGGTCATAAAAATATACACCATACCGTTCGCTATACTCAAATGTCACCTCAAAGATTTGAAAATTTCTGGAGAGACTAA
- a CDS encoding recombinase family protein: MRPAPIIKGKILATDWYNINLYAKIDLLARYDTGSILIDYRELFRTSKTLVYLVQLEITAVVGFEQLESEGVYLVQKRVAIYARCSTDKQDLDYQLRILNEYATRANYQVVGIYQEYISGSKDDRPERAKVLKLAQARQIDLILVTELSRWGRSTTDLIATAQELRSRNVSLIAQSGLQFDFDSPQGKLLYTLLAGFAEFERDLIRERVKAGLTAAKSRGQKLGRQPGQSPKRIERIEDKVKQFASDGKSYRWIAKELQISKTTVARILKTI; this comes from the coding sequence GTGCGTCCTGCACCTATTATTAAAGGTAAGATACTGGCAACAGACTGGTACAACATTAATTTATATGCAAAAATAGATTTGTTGGCAAGGTATGACACTGGTAGCATACTGATAGACTATCGTGAATTATTTCGTACCAGTAAAACACTTGTCTATTTGGTACAATTGGAGATAACCGCAGTAGTAGGGTTTGAGCAGTTGGAATCTGAAGGGGTTTATCTGGTACAAAAGCGAGTAGCTATCTATGCACGTTGCAGCACAGACAAGCAAGATCTTGATTACCAGTTACGCATCTTAAACGAGTACGCGACTAGAGCTAACTATCAGGTAGTTGGCATCTATCAAGAATATATATCTGGTTCCAAAGATGACCGACCTGAGAGAGCTAAAGTTTTGAAGTTGGCACAGGCAAGGCAGATTGATTTGATACTGGTCACAGAGCTATCCCGTTGGGGACGTTCTACAACAGATTTAATCGCTACTGCTCAAGAGTTGCGATCGCGAAATGTTTCTCTCATTGCTCAGTCAGGATTGCAGTTTGACTTTGACAGTCCACAGGGTAAGCTACTCTACACTTTGCTTGCTGGATTCGCTGAGTTTGAGCGTGACCTTATCCGTGAGCGTGTCAAAGCTGGTTTGACTGCTGCTAAATCTCGCGGTCAAAAGTTGGGCAGACAGCCAGGGCAATCACCTAAGCGAATCGAGAGAATTGAAGATAAGGTTAAGCAGTTTGCCAGCGACGGTAAATCCTACCGATGGATCGCCAAGGAACTGCAAATCTCCAAAACTACAGTGGCAAGGATACTAAAAACTATTTAG
- a CDS encoding ParA family protein, which translates to MQTCACVSLSGGQGKTTVIFNLSLLLAQQGKKVLAVDCDPQANLTFYLNHEVEPNQPTLLEVLNGKVQTEDGIYSTTHENLFLMPSDRSLFKVSEYLASSGTGAFILKLRLKAVQNLFDLVLIDVQPSRSQICLTAVGAADYALIPVEAATKGVNSLIDTLEFLEEQASVMAFNGKVLGIIPFRDRWVGLTQTLESRENIATIKEFAGDIPVLPSIRESEQFKRAIRQGKLLSDIGQKDLQYPFEKMIEVLTNER; encoded by the coding sequence GTGCAAACTTGTGCCTGTGTATCTCTCAGTGGGGGTCAAGGGAAGACAACTGTAATCTTTAACTTGTCACTGTTGCTAGCACAGCAAGGTAAAAAGGTGCTGGCTGTTGACTGTGACCCCCAAGCTAATCTGACTTTTTACCTAAATCATGAAGTAGAGCCTAACCAGCCCACTTTACTAGAAGTTCTCAATGGTAAGGTACAGACAGAAGATGGCATTTATTCAACGACTCACGAAAATCTGTTTTTAATGCCATCTGACCGAAGTTTATTTAAAGTTTCAGAGTATCTAGCTAGTAGTGGTACGGGTGCATTTATTCTTAAGTTGAGACTAAAAGCAGTACAAAACTTGTTTGACCTTGTACTAATTGACGTTCAACCTTCCCGTTCCCAAATCTGCCTGACTGCTGTAGGTGCAGCAGATTATGCGTTGATTCCTGTAGAAGCTGCAACGAAGGGAGTTAATTCTCTAATTGATACTCTGGAGTTTTTAGAGGAGCAAGCCAGTGTCATGGCTTTTAATGGCAAAGTGCTGGGAATCATCCCATTTCGAGATCGGTGGGTAGGTTTAACCCAAACACTCGAAAGTAGAGAGAACATAGCCACGATTAAAGAATTTGCTGGTGATATTCCAGTGCTGCCTTCCATCCGTGAATCTGAGCAGTTTAAACGAGCTATCCGTCAAGGGAAACTTCTATCTGACATCGGACAGAAGGATTTACAGTATCCATTTGAGAAAATGATTGAGGTACTAACAAATGAGCGATGA
- a CDS encoding UvrD-helicase domain-containing protein produces MSLPAVLHPDVVDFLRTDEQSNLKESVWKCIEKLRQQQFDSGLRVKKLKGIAKKVWEARVTKAVRLIFTYDKSRTPQTGKAQVYIAVQDICLEHDDVSQRAKARKRTPSAEWLDAEQLEVIGNLETDSLTLTLAEQSALDAAQVEDLQIPPDFIDELLGNIQWQVVKSEAEWQRAVIQRDADLQLKLTPEEYELAHLAENLLLSGSAGTGKTTVAVYRLFQSWQNSPSGKRLYVAYNPLLVKNAQEQFQRLVNHSNPDIQTTFEFKTIRDLCLEILESSGQSYIAENEVNFQVFDELYRRKERQQYPPALLWDEIRSIIKGAQLSTTTNVLSRRDYEYLGKKRSTVIPQQQRQEVHKLAEWYQKQLNQNGLFDEIDLARQVLQRIKKDLGFRYQVIVCDEVQDLTELQIELLFQLLAPQGQLFFAGDLHQMISPSGFRWEELKQKFYRKQQTVVERTLNFNFRSVGTLVNLANQILKLRYRLLGSQVRETFQIAGSYGEMGRLITATPEILKLTLRELNSGEAILVRTDIDKEKFRKNFQTSLVFTIEEAKGLEFDTVFLVEFFQPKKELWNKVIRGGLLQDKEKPLFLLELNLLYVAITRARRILNICESKVSEIWEQPELIGCLISLNSELVKSARVEPTSEIWRKQGLYYLKAEFYQQAIECFEKSGDTSLQQNTKAKLLLKQRKHEEAANIFFELQEWGEAARLFEEVKQWQRAADCWANVGNRKRQWKCEAQALESDKRWAEVAQRRKWLGEFEVAAKLFQKVEQWQEAANCWAQVGNSQNETLCSANALETTRQWEEAAQQWEVLEQPENAKRCWLNSDNEQRKAEYRAIELENQGRLNEAAEQYKVAGRTERAEIIRERISGVPKNLSDLYSKLSLEQGMIYLARYIKQYNPATYQTKIDAWMRSTSYMVQEQQAIELKRARNFEGAMRIYENLFADQPHFSRIHYSTFKTLAVANRFDEAYRAMQLWCLAKVISSLMVTTVTSLTSELSIDPRISLQNLYRLPSRDPDAMCHLGTMNKILSNSLSQASTRAYLRTLAGITSIIEHDRLQAINRGRQVVRNLPWNVIANEIADSNTWRHILQANDSIA; encoded by the coding sequence ATGTCTCTACCTGCTGTATTGCACCCTGATGTAGTTGACTTCCTCCGTACTGACGAACAGAGTAACTTGAAAGAAAGTGTATGGAAGTGTATCGAAAAGTTGAGACAGCAGCAGTTTGATAGTGGGTTGCGGGTCAAAAAACTCAAAGGAATAGCCAAGAAGGTTTGGGAAGCAAGAGTTACTAAGGCTGTTCGTCTTATTTTTACTTACGACAAATCGAGGACACCTCAGACAGGCAAAGCACAAGTCTACATTGCCGTTCAAGATATCTGTTTGGAACACGATGATGTATCTCAACGAGCCAAAGCCAGAAAGAGAACCCCTAGCGCCGAATGGCTGGATGCTGAACAACTAGAAGTTATTGGGAATCTTGAGACTGATAGCCTTACTTTGACTCTTGCCGAACAATCTGCCCTTGACGCAGCACAAGTAGAAGATTTGCAAATTCCCCCTGATTTCATAGATGAACTTTTGGGTAATATCCAATGGCAAGTTGTGAAATCAGAAGCAGAGTGGCAACGGGCAGTTATCCAAAGGGATGCCGATCTGCAATTGAAGCTCACACCTGAAGAATATGAACTAGCACATCTAGCTGAAAATCTCCTTCTATCAGGCAGTGCTGGTACAGGTAAAACTACAGTAGCAGTTTACCGACTTTTCCAAAGTTGGCAGAATTCGCCATCAGGTAAACGACTATATGTTGCCTATAACCCGTTGCTGGTGAAGAATGCCCAAGAGCAATTTCAGCGACTCGTAAACCATAGCAATCCTGACATTCAAACGACGTTTGAGTTTAAAACCATACGTGATTTATGCTTGGAAATTCTAGAGTCTTCGGGGCAATCATACATTGCCGAGAATGAAGTTAACTTCCAAGTCTTCGACGAACTCTACCGCCGGAAAGAACGCCAGCAATACCCTCCTGCCCTGCTTTGGGATGAAATTCGCAGCATCATTAAAGGGGCGCAGCTTTCAACTACTACTAATGTTCTCTCCAGGAGAGATTATGAATATTTGGGAAAAAAACGTTCTACGGTAATTCCCCAACAGCAGCGGCAGGAAGTTCATAAGCTGGCTGAATGGTATCAAAAGCAGTTGAATCAGAATGGATTGTTTGATGAAATTGACTTAGCGCGTCAAGTGCTGCAAAGAATCAAAAAGGATCTAGGTTTCCGTTACCAAGTAATTGTCTGCGATGAAGTACAGGATTTGACTGAGTTACAGATAGAGCTTTTGTTTCAACTCTTAGCCCCACAGGGACAGCTTTTTTTTGCTGGGGATTTGCATCAGATGATTAGCCCCAGCGGTTTTCGTTGGGAAGAACTCAAACAGAAGTTTTACAGGAAACAACAGACAGTCGTTGAGAGAACATTAAATTTCAATTTTCGCAGTGTTGGCACGCTGGTTAATTTAGCTAATCAAATTCTGAAATTACGTTATAGGCTGCTGGGCAGTCAAGTAAGGGAAACTTTTCAGATTGCGGGAAGCTACGGAGAGATGGGGCGCTTGATAACAGCTACTCCAGAAATACTGAAGCTAACATTAAGAGAATTAAATTCAGGGGAAGCTATCTTAGTTAGGACTGATATTGATAAAGAAAAATTTCGCAAGAATTTCCAAACTAGCTTAGTTTTTACTATAGAAGAAGCTAAAGGACTAGAGTTTGATACGGTTTTTTTGGTTGAGTTTTTTCAACCAAAAAAAGAACTTTGGAATAAAGTAATTAGGGGTGGTTTGCTACAAGATAAAGAAAAACCATTATTCCTACTAGAGTTAAACCTACTGTATGTAGCTATTACCCGTGCTAGACGTATCTTAAATATTTGTGAGTCAAAAGTTTCTGAAATTTGGGAGCAGCCAGAATTAATAGGTTGTCTAATTTCGCTGAATTCTGAATTAGTAAAAAGCGCTCGCGTTGAGCCTACATCAGAGATCTGGCGCAAACAAGGGCTTTATTATCTGAAGGCTGAGTTTTATCAACAAGCTATCGAGTGCTTTGAAAAGTCGGGTGATACATCGCTACAACAAAACACTAAGGCGAAGCTTCTACTGAAACAACGAAAGCACGAGGAAGCAGCTAATATTTTTTTTGAGTTGCAAGAATGGGGAGAGGCGGCGCGGTTGTTTGAAGAAGTGAAGCAGTGGCAACGTGCAGCGGATTGTTGGGCAAATGTCGGTAATAGAAAAAGGCAATGGAAATGTGAAGCACAGGCACTAGAATCTGATAAACGGTGGGCAGAAGTAGCGCAACGACGGAAATGGCTCGGAGAATTTGAAGTTGCTGCTAAATTATTTCAGAAGGTAGAGCAGTGGCAGGAAGCAGCCAACTGCTGGGCGCAAGTTGGTAATTCTCAAAACGAAACACTTTGTAGTGCCAACGCGCTAGAGACTACAAGACAGTGGGAAGAAGCAGCACAACAGTGGGAAGTATTAGAACAGCCAGAAAATGCCAAGCGCTGCTGGTTAAATAGTGACAATGAACAGAGGAAAGCAGAATACAGAGCGATTGAATTGGAAAATCAAGGTCGATTAAATGAGGCAGCAGAACAGTATAAGGTAGCAGGAAGAACAGAGAGGGCTGAAATTATCAGGGAGAGAATTAGCGGTGTACCTAAAAACTTATCAGATCTTTATTCAAAGCTTTCTTTAGAGCAGGGAATGATCTACCTGGCGCGTTATATCAAACAATACAATCCAGCCACCTATCAGACAAAAATTGATGCTTGGATGAGAAGTACAAGCTACATGGTGCAGGAACAGCAAGCAATTGAACTAAAACGAGCGAGGAACTTTGAAGGAGCAATGAGAATTTACGAAAATCTGTTTGCTGATCAACCCCACTTTTCCCGTATCCACTACAGTACCTTCAAAACGTTAGCAGTCGCTAACCGATTCGACGAGGCTTATCGGGCTATGCAACTTTGGTGTTTAGCTAAGGTTATCAGTAGTCTTATGGTAACTACCGTTACTTCTTTAACTTCAGAACTGAGCATAGATCCGCGTATTTCTCTACAAAATTTATATCGGTTGCCAAGTCGAGACCCTGACGCTATGTGTCATTTAGGTACAATGAATAAGATCTTGTCTAATAGCTTAAGTCAAGCTAGTACCCGTGCTTATTTAAGAACGTTAGCTGGAATAACTTCAATTATTGAACATGATAGATTACAAGCAATTAATAGGGGAAGACAGGTAGTTCGTAATTTACCTTGGAATGTAATTGCTAATGAAATAGCTGATAGTAATACTTGGAGACATATTCTCCAAGCAAATGATAGTATTGCTTAG
- a CDS encoding tyrosine-type recombinase/integrase, whose amino-acid sequence MKRNRHGKGKILSQAEIQLLFTQGLHNLRDRCIFAVCLFSGCRINEACTLLSEDVYTLQGIVRSHLTIRKSNTKGKLSTRTIPIIQDLRLILAVYYPESGKKFLFPGRYGSHIDSDSAARIFRMACQRVGIEGASTHSFRRTALTQMSDANIPLRVIAEVSGHRNLTQLQTYLEVRPEQVLGAVSALSMLSPTGVVGKITYDDIEAEKPLFNDPKADQELEQVDSSQVVPNGNA is encoded by the coding sequence GTGAAACGCAACCGACACGGCAAAGGAAAAATTCTCTCCCAAGCAGAGATACAGCTACTGTTTACACAGGGACTGCATAACCTACGCGATCGCTGCATATTTGCCGTATGCCTATTTAGCGGATGCAGAATCAACGAAGCTTGCACATTACTCAGCGAAGATGTTTACACGCTTCAAGGGATAGTGCGATCGCATTTAACAATCCGAAAAAGTAATACCAAAGGAAAATTATCGACCCGCACAATTCCCATCATCCAAGATTTACGGTTGATACTGGCGGTATATTATCCAGAATCTGGAAAAAAATTTCTGTTCCCAGGTCGCTATGGCAGTCATATTGATTCAGATTCAGCCGCGAGAATATTTCGTATGGCTTGTCAACGAGTTGGGATTGAAGGAGCTAGTACTCATAGCTTCAGACGAACAGCTTTAACCCAAATGAGCGATGCCAACATACCCCTAAGAGTAATTGCAGAAGTGTCAGGGCATCGCAACTTAACCCAGTTACAAACATACCTAGAAGTTAGACCAGAACAAGTATTAGGTGCAGTATCAGCACTGTCCATGCTATCCCCCACTGGAGTCGTCGGGAAAATAACCTATGACGACATTGAAGCCGAAAAACCATTATTTAACGACCCTAAAGCCGATCAAGAATTAGAACAAGTTGATAGCTCTCAAGTAGTCCCCAATGGTAATGCTTGA